The genomic stretch CATTGTCGTCAAGGTGCCCCCGTCCTCCGCCTGGGGCAGCCGCACCCAGACCTTCGAGGTTCAGGGCCGTGGCCAGTCGGCCAGCGCGTGGAGCACGCTCAAGGCCTCCGCGGCGTACACGTTCAACCCGGCGACCGGCAACTCGGTCACCGTGCCGTTCACCGGCACCGCCTCGGAGGTCCGGGTTGTCTTCACGGGCAACACGGGCTCCGGGAACGGCCAGGTCTCCGAGCTCCAGATTTACGGCGCCCCCTCGGCCAACCCGGACCTCACGGTCACCGCGGTGACCGCGACGCCGGGTGCTCCGGTCGAGACGGACACCATCACGCTGACGGCCACGGTGAAGAACATCGGCACCAAGCCGTCCGCGGCGACGGCCATTGATCTCACGGTCGATGGCGCCGAGGCGGCCACCGCCTCCGTGGCCAGCCTCGCGGCGGGTGCGTCCGCGACCGTGTCGGCCCCGATTGGCAAGAAGGCCGCTGGGTCGTACACGATCGGCGCCATCGTCGATCCGGACCGCACCGTCGTCGAGCAGAACGAGGGCAACAACGCCTTCAGCAACCCCTCCAAGCTCACGGTGTCGGAGGCTCCCGGGCCTGACCTGCAGGTGCTGAGCATCACCCCGAACCCCGCGAACCCGGCGGTCGGGTCGGCGGTCAAGTTCAGCGTGGCGGTGAAGAACCGGGGCACCACGGCGGTCAGCGCGGCCACGGTCACCCGGGTCGTGGTGGGCGGCAGCACGCTCGACACCAGCACCCCGGCCATCGCCTCGGGCGCGACCGTCACCGTGACCACCAGCGGCAGCTGGACCGCCACGAGCGGGGGCGCCACCGTCACGGCCACGGCCGACGCGACCGGCGCCGTCGCCGAGACCAACGAGACCAACAACACGGCCTCGCAGTCCATCGTGGTCGGCCGCGGGGCGGCGGTGCCGTGGGTCTCCTACGAGGCCGAGGCGGGCCGCTACCAGGGCACCCTGCTGGAGACGGACCGGCTGCGTACCTTCGGGCACACCAACTTCGCCACCGAGTCCTCGGGCCGGAAGTCCGTGCGCCTGAACAGCACCGGCCAGTACGTCGAGTTCACCTCGACCAGCCCGGCGAACGCGATCGTCGTGCGCAACTCCATCCCGGACGCGCCGAACGGCGGCGGCCAGGAGGCCACGATCAGCCTGTACGCCAACGGCACCTTCGTCCGGAAGGTGACCCTCTCGTCGCGGCACAGCTGGCTGTACGGGAACGTGGACGGCCCGGAGGCGCTGACCAACACGCCGCAGGCCGACGCCCGGCGCCTGTTCGACGAGTCGAACGCGCTGCTCGCACAGACCTACCCGGCGGGGACCGTGTTCCGCCTGCAGCGTGACGCGTCGGACACGGCGTCGTTCTACATCATCGACCTGGTCGATCTGGAGCTGGTGGCGCCTGCGTCGAGCAAGCCCGCCGAGTGCACGTCGATCACCAACTATGGCGCGGTGCCGAACGACGGAATCGACGACACGGACGCGATTCAGCGCGCGGTGACGGATGACCAGAACGGCGTCATCAGCTGCGTGTGGATTCCCGCCGGGCAGTGGCGGCAGGAGAAGAAGATCCTCACCGATGACCCGCTCAACCGCGGGATGTGGAACCAGGTGGGCATCCGGAACGTGACGATCCGTGGTGCGGGCATGTGGCACTCGCAGCTCTACACGACGATCGAGCCGCACAACCAGACGGGCAGCATCAACCACCCGCACGAGGGTAACTTCGGCTTCGACATTGACGACAACGTCCAGATCTCCGACATCGCGATCTTCGGCTCGGGCCGGATCCGCGGCGGCGACGGCAACGCCGAGGGCGGCGTCGGCCTGAACGGCCGGTTCGGCAAGAACACGAAGATCACCAACGTGTGGATCGAGCACGCCAACGTGGCGGTCTGGGTGGGCCGTGACTACGACAACATTCCCGACCTCTGGGGCCCGGCCGACGGCCTGCAGTTCAGCGGGATGCGCATCCGCAACACCTACGCGGACGGTATCAACTTCAGCAACGGCACGCGGAACTCGCGGGTGTTCAACTCGTCGTTCCGCACCACCGGTGACGACTCCCTGGCGGTCTGGGCCAACCCCTACGTCAAGGACCGGGCGGTGGACATCGCCCACGACAACCGCTTCGTCAACAACACGATCCAGCTGCCCTGGCGGGCGAACGGCATCGCGATCTACGGCGGCTACGGCAACACGATCGAGAACAACCTCATCTACGACACGATGAACTACCCCGGCATCATGCTGGCGACCGACCACGATCCCTTGCCCTTCTCGGGCACGACGCTGATCGCCAACAACGGGCTCTACCGCACGGGTGGCGCGTTCTGGAACGAGGACCAGGAGTTCGGGGCCATCACGCTGTTCCCGTCGACGCGGGACATCGTGGGCGTCACCATCCGGGACACCGACATCTATGACTCGACCTACGACGGCATCCAGTTCAAGAACGGTGGCGGCAACATGCCGGACGTGGCGATCACCAACGTGCGGATCAGCAACTCGCTCAACGGGTCTGGCATCCTGGCCATGGCGGGCGCCCGCGGCAACGCGGTGCTGACCAACGTCACCATCACCGGCTCGGCCGAAGGCAACGTCGACAAGGAGCCGGGCTCGCCGTTCGTCATCACGGGCCAGTAACCCAACGGAGCCTGTGTGAACCACCGGCGCGCGGAGAGATTTCCACGCGCCGGTGCGTTCCCTTGACGCGTCAGTTCACTGAACAGACATGTCAAACCTCGCCCTGAGGGCCCAAAGTGGCCTGTTGGAGGACTCCAGACGCTGGCACGTGAATTGGATTGAGACGGAACCGCCGCGGCGGTGTGGCGGGCTGTTTTCCACCGTTTCCATCATTCCAGGGGTCCAGCTTCATGAAGCATCTTGCATTCATTCTCCTTTTCACGGCAGCGGGAGCACAAGCGGCGGTGCCGCTCGCGACAGATAAAGAGCGGGACAGCTACACCTTGGGGCAGGACGTCGCGGATTCGATCAAGCGGAACGAGATCGACCTGGACATCAATGCGCTGGTGCAGGGCATTCGGGACAAGCTGGAGGGAAAGCCCTCGCTCTTGAATGGGACGGAGCTCACCAAGGCCCGGGACCGGGCTCAGAACTCGATGCTCCAGAACCGGCAGAAGAAGCTCGCGGCGGACACGGCGAAGTACGGCTCAGCGGGCCAGGAGTTCCTGGCGAAGAACAAGGCCCAGAAGGGCGTCATCACCACGGCGAGCGGTCTCCAGTACCAGGTACTGACCGCCACCCCGGGCCCACGTCCGGGCCCCGCGAACCGCGTGGTGTTCGAGTTCAAGGGAACGATTGTAGGGGGCAATGGCGTGGAGTTCGACAGCTCCGCGGCCCAAGGAAAAATATCTGTCATGGGCGTCAGTGACGGCATCAAGGGCTGGGCGGAGGCCTTCCAGCTCATGACACTGGGCAGCAGGTACCGCTTCGCCGTTCCTCCGCATCTGGCCTATGGCGCACAGGGTCTTCCCGGCAAAATCCCTCCGAACGCAACGTTGATCTACGAGATCACCCTGCGTGACGTGGCGAAGTGAAAGGCCAGGGACATGCCATGACATTCATTTCCAAGAGTCATGCCGTGCTGGCCACCGCGCTTCTGCTGATGGGCTCTACCGCCGCAGGGCAGGGGAGCCTGGAGTGCCAGACCCTTCAGTCGCGGGCGCCCGCTTCGGGCCTTGCCCCCAACCCGAAAGCGGTGGCCACCGTTCCCTTCGACAAGCAGACCCAGGGTTACGTCCGGGTGGGCGGTGGGTGTGAAGTGTCCCGCTTCGGCT from Stigmatella aurantiaca encodes the following:
- a CDS encoding CARDB domain-containing protein yields the protein MLHFKRSKRLLRAPCAVLFLTSACAPAGGPPEDQALAPSGMAEAAQRVSIAAAVLSAGKPASASSSNAPYTPNNLTDGNAGSYWESANGAFPQWAQIDLGSAATVEDIVLRLPAGWETRQQGLTVQSSSDGASFTTLKANAAYTFNPSTGNTVTIDVPDTSARFVRVTLTSNTGWGAGQLSEFEVRGTTSNPPTDPPPNPPTGSNLAVGKPIVGSSTEWTYVATNANDGNADTYWEGAGGQYPSHLTVSLGTNVDLTGIVVKVPPSSAWGSRTQTFEVQGRGQSASAWSTLKASAAYTFNPATGNSVTVPFTGTASEVRVVFTGNTGSGNGQVSELQIYGAPSANPDLTVTAVTATPGAPVETDTITLTATVKNIGTKPSAATAIDLTVDGAEAATASVASLAAGASATVSAPIGKKAAGSYTIGAIVDPDRTVVEQNEGNNAFSNPSKLTVSEAPGPDLQVLSITPNPANPAVGSAVKFSVAVKNRGTTAVSAATVTRVVVGGSTLDTSTPAIASGATVTVTTSGSWTATSGGATVTATADATGAVAETNETNNTASQSIVVGRGAAVPWVSYEAEAGRYQGTLLETDRLRTFGHTNFATESSGRKSVRLNSTGQYVEFTSTSPANAIVVRNSIPDAPNGGGQEATISLYANGTFVRKVTLSSRHSWLYGNVDGPEALTNTPQADARRLFDESNALLAQTYPAGTVFRLQRDASDTASFYIIDLVDLELVAPASSKPAECTSITNYGAVPNDGIDDTDAIQRAVTDDQNGVISCVWIPAGQWRQEKKILTDDPLNRGMWNQVGIRNVTIRGAGMWHSQLYTTIEPHNQTGSINHPHEGNFGFDIDDNVQISDIAIFGSGRIRGGDGNAEGGVGLNGRFGKNTKITNVWIEHANVAVWVGRDYDNIPDLWGPADGLQFSGMRIRNTYADGINFSNGTRNSRVFNSSFRTTGDDSLAVWANPYVKDRAVDIAHDNRFVNNTIQLPWRANGIAIYGGYGNTIENNLIYDTMNYPGIMLATDHDPLPFSGTTLIANNGLYRTGGAFWNEDQEFGAITLFPSTRDIVGVTIRDTDIYDSTYDGIQFKNGGGNMPDVAITNVRISNSLNGSGILAMAGARGNAVLTNVTITGSAEGNVDKEPGSPFVITGQ
- a CDS encoding FKBP-type peptidyl-prolyl cis-trans isomerase, producing the protein MPLATDKERDSYTLGQDVADSIKRNEIDLDINALVQGIRDKLEGKPSLLNGTELTKARDRAQNSMLQNRQKKLAADTAKYGSAGQEFLAKNKAQKGVITTASGLQYQVLTATPGPRPGPANRVVFEFKGTIVGGNGVEFDSSAAQGKISVMGVSDGIKGWAEAFQLMTLGSRYRFAVPPHLAYGAQGLPGKIPPNATLIYEITLRDVAK